In a single window of the Mugil cephalus isolate CIBA_MC_2020 chromosome 6, CIBA_Mcephalus_1.1, whole genome shotgun sequence genome:
- the tmem161a gene encoding transmembrane protein 161A has translation MALMGVQLVVSLLAASIMQKMAPHCSFARWLVCNGSLFRFKHPSEGELCALAGKQMPKQNRRDRRQNGENKPLTVPRDIDLHLDKAPVNVIDALVLRFFLEYQWLVDFAVYAMGIFLFTECYYSVVDASKEVNIGAIWCVLTVLFGLKTLHTLMSHYFRSEEGGERSVCLAFGFLSLLVAMLVLVVREDYLEFGLEPGFSSLFDNMEKFVKQQGYADWSIPVTKLTVKLGLAAVCAYIGALLAFPGLRLAQTHLDAVQMNSDRPLIQILLHMSFMSPVIVLILWVKPIARDFLANAPLGKSSVTIVSSDTFDSMRLWIIVVLCALRLAMTRYHLQAYLNLAPKWVEQMKKEAGRIAAIDIQRKVTRVFCYLTVVTLQYLIPILLILFSTLALKTLGNFSWATGAEEVPGITPAPVMPTTAPVLSGGLDEDEEGMEDMEEDIQATVARLSEAFTALRSVLTPLFFRGFFAFLTWWVAACQVISSLFGIYFHQYLMQS, from the exons ATG GCGCTCATGGGAGTTCAGCTGGTGGTCAGCCTGCTGGCTGCCAGCATTATGCAGAAGATGGCTCCACATTGCTCATTTGCACGCTGGCTCGTTTGTAACGGCAG tttgttcaggTTCAAACATCCTTCAGAAGGGGAACTGTGTGCTTTGGCAGGAAAGCAGATGCCCAAACAAAACAGGAGAGACAG GAGGCAGAATGGGGAGAACAAACCACTCACTGTGCCCAGAGACATCGACTTACACTTGGATAAAGCTCCGGTCAACGTGATTGATGCTCTTG TGCTGCGTTTTTTCCTGGAGTACCAGTGGCTCGTAGATTTTGCAGTCTATGCAATGGGCATCTTCCTGTTCACCGAGTGTTACTACAGTGTGGTAGATGCCAGCAAAGAGGTCAATATTGGAGCCATCTGGTGTGTCTTGACCGTTCTCTTCGGACT GAAAACCCTTCacactctgatgagtcactactTCCGCTCTGAGGAAGGTGGCGAGCGCTCAGTGTGCCTTGCCTTTGGCTTCTTGTCTCTTCTTGTGGCcatgctggtgctggtggtcaGAGAGGACTACCTGGAGTTTGGTCTAGAGCCCGGCTTTTCCAGTCTGTTTGACAACATGGAAAAGTTTGTCAAACAGCAGGGCTACGCTGACTGGTC AATCCCAGTGACGAAGCTGACGGTGAAGCTCGGTCTGGCTGCTGTATGTGCCTACATTGGTGCTCTCTTGGCTTTCCCTGGCCTGCGACTTGCTCAGACTCATCTAGATGCCGTACAGATGAACTCAGACCGCCCACTGATCCA GATTTTGCTGCACATGAGTTTCATGTCTCCCGTCATTGTGTTGATTCTGTGGGTGAAACCCATTGCAAGAGACTTCCTCGCTAATGCTCCCCTGGGAAAGAGCTCTGTCACAAT AGTATCCAGTGACACTTTTGACAGCATGCGCTTGTGGATCATCGTGGTACTGTGCGCGCTGCGGCTGGCTATGACACGTTACCACCTGCAGGCCTACCTCAACCTGGCTCCGAAGTGGGTGGAGCAGATGAAGAAGGAGGCAGGACGTATTGCCGCCATTGACATCCAGAGGAAG GTTACACGTGTATTTTGCTACCTGACGGTAGTAACTCTTCAGTATCTGATTCCCATTCTGCTCATCCTCTTCTCCACACTGGCACTCAAGACACTGG GGAACTTCTCCTGGGCCACGGGTGCTGAGGAGGTCCCCGGGATAACACCAGCACCGGTGATGCCCACAACGGcacctgtcctgtctggtggtctcgatgaagatgaagaggggatggaagacatggaggaggacatccAGGCCACAGTAGCTCGGCTGTCAGAGGCCTTCACAGCACTGCGGTCCGTCTTAACTCCACTTTTCTTCCGAGGTTTCTTTGCCTTCCTCACCTGGTGGGTGGCTGCCTGCCAGGTCATCAGCTCGTTGTTTGGCATTTACTTCCACCAGTACCTTATGCAGAGCTAA